The window aaaacattaaaatgctgaGCGGATATAAATTGACCTAAACCGTGAATTTCCTTATTTCTATCAAGCAATGACTTTATGTGCAGAAAGAAACATATCCTATTGTTCTTTGAGTAGCGATGCATGGAAATTCCattttctattatttattactttagagagttgggagagacctcaacctcttcactttttaatgatttctgctttttttatttaaatacttcCTTCCTgaacaaaatgtccattttagGTGCTGAAATGCAAATTTCCCATTCATCAAACTAACAAAAGATAATCTTATCTTAAAATGAGAGTAgttccagaaaaaaaaggtcCTGATTTAAGCCAGGCACTTCTCAGCCAGATTTTGATTAtgattaatgcattaaaaaactGAACTTACTTCTGTGAAAAGGGCATCCTTTGAAATGAAGCGGCTTGCCGGTGCTCTTCCCGACTCCCCGCTCGCCGGTGCACAGCGCTCGGAAATTTTCGGCCGTCTTCGGAACAACATCGGCGAAGACCTCGAACACTATGCGACCAACTGAGGAGAAAGCGTGGCGTCAAAACGATACAAGACACATTTTCACCGAAGGAAACGTCTCGGATGCCCGCTGCAACCAGAAAGcataagcaaaaaaatatataaaaaaaataaaatagccTTCAACCGTTCGCTAACATTTATAGATCCGTTCAACAACGTGCACAATTGTACATTCACAATTTCCCAAAAAGCAGCGTGTAACCTCGCGAAAAATGACACCTTTTAAGGTTATTGCACGGTCAAATTGCATAATTTAGCCATCTTTTGGGCCGTGTGTAAGCAGTTGATTCATAAGGACCTTCATtatgaaagagagaaaaaaatcctaACCTCTTTCACCACCAATATCAACATCAAAGAATACCCGAGGGTTGTCGGGATTCCCGGGCTTGTTCTCGGATGTTGGGTTGGACATTATCAAAATAATACCACAAATATGACAATAACACCTCGCGAAGGCGGTCTCGAAAAGGCGAGGAGAAAGGGAACCGCTTCCAACGGTCTGCTACTTTGGTAATTTCTAGAACTTCGGCTGCAACGGCAAAGAACAGCGCCCCTGGTGTTCCGGAGTAAATACGCCCAGTGTCATTGTTCAGCGTTGCCCAAACTTGGAAgtataattgtaataaaaacaataacagtGGTTGGGGTTTTCCGAGGCTGACAGGATAGATACTTTATCATCATGTTCATCTTGTATTCATAACACTGACGTATTTATATCTTATATCacggtgcagtggtggcctagcggttaaggaagcggccccgtaatcagaaagttgccggttctaatcttgatccaccaaggtaccactgaggtgccactgagcaaagcaccgtccccacacactgctccccgggcgcctgtcatggctgcccactgctcactcagggtgatgggttaaatgcagaggacaaatttcactgtgtgcaccgtgtgctgtgctgctgtgtatcacaagtgactttcacttcactttacttgaaGAGGGAGAACCAAGCTGCACCACAGGATACCACTTTGTGGTGAACTGTACATGACCTTGACCGCTCATGTACCAAAAGTGACGAGTAGTCCCATCATTTCAATCCTGTGTTATTCCTGCAACGCGGCGCTATAAAAACTGACCAAGTGCTCCTTACAGTGCCTGCTGATTTCTCCCACATTCCACAGATTTCTGAAATGGTTCTAATATACAGTACAACAGTGTGCAAAAGATTTTTAGGCATCTTTattaaaggtttttcatcttctgAAAAATTTGACAACCTCTCTTtgaggttgactttgtgggaggagttgagtcCTGCCGGCTCCACCTACAATCTGCCttttggccacgcccacctATATAAAAAGACTTCAGCTGGTGCTCGggagctctgttggggatctcattcgtgcgTGTTTGttctttgtgtgatagacccttgttgttagcctgttagctttgtgtgtgtttatgtgccctttttgctAACTTTAGTGCATGCTTGACTCATCCCCTCTGAacctttctctcttttcctcatATTCAGCTGCTGGAAAGGGAAGAACTTACAATGAAAACCATTAGGTTTCAGCCTAATGAACGAACATGTTTTCAGCAAGGGATCTCTTTGTCAGAAAAGCCTCTTACATGCAGAAATGCTGTggaaaggacacacacacaagaaagacaaaaacattttttaatgatcttCAGTGTTCAGGCCAGCTTGCAGAAGACCTGTCTTGTAAAACCGCTGTGATAGTGAATTACTGTAACACCAGGTCTGAATGATAAAAAAGTAACACTGCCCTGGTGGTAGAGTCCTAACTCCCGTCAGTCACCTTGGGAGTGAATGGATCTGGTGACGTACCGCTCTTATTACGAAAAGGTGTCAGGCACCAATACATATCAACATAAAAAAGGCAGGAGAACGGCTTGCTACtctaagaaagaaaaggaaaggagcGGGTTGAACGTCGCGCGTTCAGATGCGTGTTATATGGAGGTTGAACACTGTTTAGTGAAGAACCGTCTCCATTGCGTAGTGCCAGAGAGTAAGAGCATCCACGTTATAAACTAGtcagtaaaaattaaaaaaaaataatttaaaaaatgggcGTGTTGTAATGTTGACTTCGGCTACCAGCTCttattcatttccttttttttcagattaCTTGAACAGTTTTCCCACACCCCAGACATTGCTTTCGTGGCCGGGTCAGCCGAAACATTACTGCTAGAGGACAGAGTCCGTCGCATCACCTCAGCTCGGCGTAAAAACCCATCAGGTCCGGCcgaagatcttcagctccatcaTCCATCGTGGAACGCCTGGCATTAGGAGAGCAGTCGCAATTCTATTCCAGTCTTCAGCGGGCCGGATTCAAACCCACCAACGTGATGGATGGTCCTTCCCAGAAGAATTTTACAGTTGCTGTTGGGAAGACGAGTAGCCACATCGTTGCGTACATTCACTTCCAAATCATACACATTTCTTCTTGGATTTGTACTCGTCTATCGTTTGCCTCCAGTGATGTCTGAGAAGCCTTCTTCGCCGCTCACGTCTGTGctatatacattttgtttctGGAAGTACAGACAGgggggaaataataaaaagtcaGATACCCCCGCCTCTCCaaaattttcaaataaatataacattgCTCACAAGGCGGCGCACTGACACCTCACCCTGCCGAGAAGAGGGTTCTCGTTTCCCTGCGTGTAACGATCAAACAGGCAGTTTGTCCAGGAGAACCTGCCTGGGGCTCTCATTGGTTGCCTGTCCACGTCCCGGGGCGGCAGGTGCCTGTGTAACCCGAGGCCATGAATTATAAATGCTGGCTGCTCAGACCTACCTCCATCGATACCTCCAATGAAAGCAGGTCACCTGCAGCCGCAGCAAGGAGGGGAATGCAAGACTTTCAACGTCACCCACCTTGGATTTCGCTGCATGGTTTGGTCGCCCTGGGCGCAGTGATGTCCAGCGAGCTAATAAAGGCAGAGAGCAAATTGTATTCtactttattctttttgtgaGCGTTTCAATTCAAGTAATctgtgagcaaaaaaaaactgaggttGTAAAAGAGAAGACatagacaaaataaataaatctttatatGAACTGAAGATCAACCCTccaaattatgtaataaaaagaCATCCATTAATATTCTctataaatgtatattctgTGCATGTTCCATTAAATTCACGTGCATTTAGTTAGTTGCATTTACGCATTCTACTTTATTTCTGTtgctatgattttttttaatctatactGGACTGTACTTTGacaaaaatttgtatttttaattatcTTCAAAAACCTAGAATTATGTTAATGCAATTGACAATTAAGATTTAATCTAAGAAtcatataacatctccacatctgTAGTATAAATGACCTTAATTTGTTTCCCACTCAGCAGAGTTCCTCTGTTGAGGTAATTGCCGTACTCCACACCCCATCCCACACCTCCGACACTCTGCTCCTTCGGCTTTAGTGGAGGTGCGTGCTGCGCAGGCCGCCACAAGTAACTCAGATCACCGGTGGCCTCGGGAGACAGGGAACCGAGTCCAACAAACGGAGGGAAATCGCTCCGTTTCGTCCTGTAATCGCAAACTGCATCCGGACCTGAGGAAGGACGTGCTGATCTTCAGCAAAGGACGACACGGTAAATACAGATGCCACAGAAAAACCTCACCTGTGAAAAGCATTCTTTGTCCACACCCGGGACGTCCTTTTTCATTAGTGGAATGTGGACATTTGTTCTGAAGGTCCCTGGCCATTGCCTACACTTGAAACCTCTAACTAGGTCCAGCACACACGCATGTGCCTGTCAAGCGGTGGCCAACGGTGTGGGGTCATGCATAATGGACAAGGAGCAGCCCCCCGTTCAGATAAGATGAATTACATGTTTGTGATGCACAGTGCAAAGCCTTTCAAAAGACATCTACTTTGCTAAAGGTTAACTGTCCTCAAcaaatattatgaaaaaaaaatcattgttcCTTTGGTGCATGTGCAAAAGCCATCAGAGATTAGCACAAACTCAAAAATATGTCTTTCGTTTTGAGGGTTGAAAAGATTTCAAACAAAAAATTTCAGCAGCAACGCAGGAAATTTGTATGCAAGATGAAGTACAGAAATACTTAAAAACAGAGCAGAGTAACATTTTCGCAGTGCATTTACTCTGCggataaaatgaaaacacaggACAAGACTTGAGTCAAAGGCAAGCCACCAGTTTATTAATGTGttacaacataaaataaaagaatactGCCACCTGTTGGACAGACTGTTGAACTGTTATCTTAGTTATTTTCAAGGGGGAAAGAAACAAAAGGGGTTCAGCACAAAGAAAACTATGTACACTTATGTTGCAGAAAATAACATACACATTTTGAACAAGCATTGCACAGCTTCTCACTGTGTCCATCAAGCAGGGTACTTCCATCGAGACAGAAAACCCCAAGGATGGAGCACGCTCTGACAGGACAAGAAGTGACAAGAAATATGAAACACCTAATGTTTAAGCAAGTTTAGAGTGGAGTTATTTCGTCTAGCCTGATCCTTGCCGCTCCATGTGACGAGGTTAGCGGCATTTGCGGGATTCCTTGTGAAGATTACCCAGGTCTCGGAGAAAGCTCATGCCCTTTGTCATGTCATCCAATCTCTGGCTCATTTCTTTGTGCTCCTTCTGCAGCCTTTTCATCCTCATCTCACATCTGGAATAGCACAAAAGACTCGCTGGCACTCTACCCGATTGAAAAGATGTTCACAGATACCTTGCATTCATCCAAAATGGCACAGATTTCACATCTACAAATGTAAAGTTAGAGTCAAGCAATGTAGATGCTTTCGCCATTACTGGAAACTCTAAATGCTGCAGGAGCATCAGAGCCAAGAAATGAGTAGAGGTGAGTTGATTCGTTCCAGTTCTTGATGTGATCTGCTACTTACTCTCGTAATTTGTTGTTGGCCTCATGCAGCCGGGCTGTCTTCTTTTTAATGTCAGTGTTCAGCTATGCAAAACAAGACATCAGCATGGGTAAATGAGTAATGCAACACAAAATCCATCTGTGTATTACCTTTCTCTTAGTCTTTTCAATGTTGCTCCAATCCCTCTGCGCGGTTAtctgagatggaaaaaaaatggaaagagaTGGAAAGCGCTATCACATAAAAATCTCTAGAgtataataaaacacaacttaCTCTCTCTGTGACTTGATCAGTAAAAGACTGTAAAACAGCATCTATATCTCGATTAATAGACAGGGAATCCACGGtttctctgaaacacacacaattaaacattACACATACAATCTGATATCATTAtgaagcatgttgttcacattCTATGATAATTGCTTGGCAAGTTAACAACATTGGTTTGTTCCTTTGCTCCACTTGCTACAGGTTTGGTCCGCTTTAAACACTGGATCTGAAAACTTGTGGGTCAGCACACTGATATCCCCCGGCTCTCCATAGTTCTCATACTCACTTGTACTCTGAAACAACGTCCTGAAATAGCTCTAACACCACATCAAGGTCAGTCAGATTTTTCGCACTGCCTGTTGCTTTGCGCTTCTTGGGAGGAGCGCTGCTTTCGGCTAAGGGGGAACACATCATAACATGTGATTATGGGTGTCAGTTCAGAGAAAGTAAAGCAAATCAAAAGTAATAATTGTGACCTGATGAGCTTGATGACGACTTCCTCTTCTGTTTCCCACCTGCAGATGCCCGTGGCTTCCGTGGTTGCCTTGCTTTCTGACCTGTAGGCTTTAGGAACATACCTTTATAAATATCCACGATCAGCAAACAGGGATTATACTTAGAATCCAGTTAAgtattctttaattttttttattatgtatggCATACATGACtaaatatttgaaagtgaagtgaaagtgaagtgattgtcattgtgatacacagaagagcacacggtaacacaacgaaatgtgtcctctgattttaacccatcacccttggtgagcagccatgacaggcgcctggggagcagtgtgtgacggtgctttgctcagtggcggatcggaattcgaaccggcaaccttctgattacggggccacttccttaaccgctaggccaccactacccggAAATATCAGGGGAGAGtgcgaacgcagtcccccactaccagaaattatgcggtcgagattcccacatttggggaatttgcCGGGGTCAGCACAGCCAAAGTGTAATGGCTGAGCCttgccctgggtgaaccgccttcttgatcacggtatctcccctgccaggtaagaaatccttacggtgccgcttccttaactgctaggccacctatGCCTCAATAATATGATGCAACTGACAAAATCGGCAGATTAGTGTGTTAGTGAAACATGAAAAGATAGCAGTGTACCTTGTGTGCTGCATTCCTCTCCTCGGGTGCTGGTTGTGAGGAGAACTGGGAGACCGAGGTGTCAGGTTCAGCCTCTTCCAGAGCGTTCACCTCACTGCTCTCAGTGATTCGTGGCAAAGCACTGACAGGACAGTCAAAATGGAAAGTAAAGAATTTATAATCATTCCTCCGGCATCTAAAAAGAAGAAACATCATCCAGCACACCATACCCAGCATTGCAAGAGCTCTTCGATGACTTTGCATGTCTGGGATCAGTGGTTCTCGGGGTGTTCGTCACACCATCTCCGCCACTGCTTTCTGTATTTTCACTCGGCCGTTGCACACTGATGCTGCTGTCCTCGATGGTTGTACTGTGAAGCGGTGTgcctgaagcaaaaaaaaaaaatatatatatatatatgggtaaAGCGACTTACCCTAATATTCTGAAAATTGGAACAGGCATTTTCCAAGAACACAGAACTTGTACCATGACAGGGACCCTGCTCCCCCTGAAAAATGCCGTCCTTCTCAATAGCAGAGATATCTGGAGATGGTACAGCATGGTGCTGATTTGCCAAGCCTGGTTTCCCAGCCTAAGGTGAGAAATGGGCAAAACTTGAAAAATCACCAAGAAAATGGTTTTGTATGATATTTGCCATTGATAATTTGGCTTTCCTAATTACTCTGTAAAAgatgagaagagaaaaaaacccTCCCCCGCTCATGGTATCAGATGACAAATCCCAAGCACAGACTACATATGTACTATTAAGTCCATAATTGAAGGGCAATAAATATCTGTAATTTAAAGACACACACTTTAAATGCTATATACAGCTGATCAGGAAGGGACAGTCAAAAAAGTGTCAAaagcacaaataataatgattaaaaaaagtggCAGTCATTTGATGATGTGCTACACGATCACGATCTTGATACAAGTAAAAACCCAGTGACGGAAAACAATGTTGTTTTACTGCTCAGAGACGCACGAAacaattctgcaataaacggtTTATACACTAAACCAATAGTCAATGACACGGGGGTCTCTGCTGGATTCACATAATCTTAAGAACGGCGTTTCTCTGTTCCCTGGTTTGTACCTGTAGCTGTAAAACGCTGCGGGCAGACGTGTTCACGTTTCTCAACGCGTCCGCCCGCTACGCCGCTCCGCGAACGGCAGTGAGTCGCGTTAGAGAAAAAGAAATCGGCCGCCATGGCACCGACCCGTTTCAGGCTCATCAAAAGTCTCGTCATTCGACTCATTTCAGGACTAGAAGAGGTGGCGTCGGCTCAGCGGCTCCGCTCCTCCAAGCGTGGCAGGGGGAATTAATGGCATCCAAAGAGACGGTCAATAACCACGATGTACCAGTTGTTTTAAACTATAacgaaaataaatatatatatttatatttcttccCGCAAAATCATTCAAAGCGAGCTCTTCTTCGGTGGTAGGGTCGAGCGCGGTCTTTCTACGTTGCACTCTACCGCCACCTTTAGCTTGCAGTCGGTTCTACACGTTTTTCGGTTCGAGGTGGACAAAAAAACTACACGTAAAAAGACATAAGCCACTTCGCAGTGGATTTATTATACATCCAGGGATCCTAGATAGCCTATGTAATtgtaatgctgaaaaaaaaacgcGTACAGACCAGGGGTGAACATTCCCGTGGCGTTTTAAAGCAATTAAGATATTAATCGTCTTGGATCGGCTGTTTTGGAGTAATGTTATTTAGAGCTGCAAATCTGCGCCCGAACTCGACCTTATGGGTTTCACGACCAGAAGTTCTCAGAAACTTCTGAGCAAATGtggaaaacaaatcaaaaaaagaaaaagttgttaAACTAAACGTATGACAACCCTCCAAGACGTACAGGACTTCAccacgtaaagccagcaaagatactacagagCCGCGCTAGTTTTAAACCTTCTAGTTGTAAACATAGAATAAACGTTTCTTACGCAGCATTCCGGGAACTCCACGTACTCCAcgttcatgtgtcaatcagatttttttttaaaccagaactttatatgttttatttcgTAAAATTCCATTTTCAAATTCCACGgcttttcaggtttttaatgaacGTAGGAACCCTGTGCTCAATGGCAATTTCTTAAGTGCAATACGTACAAATATATCAACtctgtacatatacacacagtacgggccaaaactttacacacactttctcattcaatgtgttttctttattttttggaccatttacattggtagattttcactaaAGGCAACAAAACATTCAATGAACATAGGTGGATTTTTTTatgacaaaataaagaaaaaaagcacacatttgtATAATGTGTTTCAATGTTATTGTCTGCTGTTATATCACTTACCTGGATTAACACTGACATCTGCTGGACAAAAGCATCTTCTGCACCTGGTGATGCTTCTAGCAAATTACCACGGACGTTGGAATAGTGATGCTTGTGATCATATGCACAGTGGTAAATATCTTATTGATGCTTATTGTGTAAACCACTTTATTTGAGTTAGCTGATATCCACCATTGATAGCTACAACCTATTCAAAGTGTCTGGTACGCATGCAACGGTGCCACTGCGGGTTATCATGAAATCCATGCCAGGGAGAAATTTGACAAAACAGGCTTTATTGATGACCTGGttaaagaaattattatttatcagTATTTCGAGAACCTCATGGTTCTCGAAATCTGTCCGGTAAGCCCCGGTCAGAATTTTTGACATATTATTGTTGCATGCAGTATATTATGTGATGTGAATAAAAGCTACATTTCAGGCTGTAACTTTGCTTTACTGCAATTTCACCAACTTCTTGGGCAGCTGATTCGGAGCTGCACCGCGCACACGTGTCCTCGCGGTGTCGCTGTTTGCCAGTCGCCCGCGCAGTTCCCTCGTCCGCCGCCAGGTGGCGCCGGAGACAGTCCACTCGGCTCATTGTTCCGAGGTCCATTATTAAAACTGAATGGACTCGCCCATGAGCCTCCTCTCCTCTGTGTCAGTAGTCACCAT of the Denticeps clupeoides chromosome 18, fDenClu1.1, whole genome shotgun sequence genome contains:
- the cenpu gene encoding centromere protein U, with translation MSRMTRLLMSLKRAGKPGLANQHHAVPSPDISAIEKDGIFQGEQGPCHGTPLHSTTIEDSSISVQRPSENTESSGGDGVTNTPRTTDPRHAKSSKSSCNAGALPRITESSEVNALEEAEPDTSVSQFSSQPAPEERNAAHKPTGQKARQPRKPRASAGGKQKRKSSSSSSAESSAPPKKRKATGSAKNLTDLDVVLELFQDVVSEYKETVDSLSINRDIDAVLQSFTDQVTERITAQRDWSNIEKTKRKLNTDIKKKTARLHEANNKLRECEMRMKRLQKEHKEMSQRLDDMTKGMSFLRDLGNLHKESRKCR